TTACGCTCCAAATCGACGGACAGGAAGTCACGGTACCCGAAGGCACGACGATCCTCGACGCGTCAAAGCGCGTGGGCATCGAGACGCCAACACTGTGCTATCTGGAGACGCTGACGCCGGTGAACGTCTGCCGCGTCTGCGTGGTAGAGGTCGAGGGCTCACGCGCTCTCGTGCCAGCCTGTGCTCGCGCTGTTGAGCCGGGAATGGTCGTTCACACCGACAGCGAGCGCGTTCGCCATAGCCGCAAGCTGGTAATGGAGTTGCTCGGGTCTTCAGTCGATATGGAGTATGCGTCCGACGAGGTACAGGGCTACTTCGGCACGTACGAGGCTGAGCCGGAACGCTTCGGCCCGCCTGCACCACCGGAAGTCCTGGGCTCCCGCGACGCGGCCAAAGCCGGTCACCACGTCGAGACGCCGAACGGTTATGCCGCAACGGTGGATCAACCAGTCAAGAACGACAACGCACTCTACATCCGCGACTACTCGCGCTGCATCCTGTGCTACAAGTGCGTCGAGGCGTGTGGTGAAGATGCCCAGAATACG
The genomic region above belongs to Thermomicrobiales bacterium and contains:
- a CDS encoding 2Fe-2S iron-sulfur cluster-binding protein, translated to MSTMITFAQLARRTVTLQIDGQEVTVPEGTTILDASKRVGIETPTLCYLETLTPVNVCRVCVVEVEGSRALVPACARAVEPGMVVHTDSERVRHSRKLVMELLGSSVDMEYASDEVQGYFGTYEAEPERFGPPAPPEVLGSRDAAKAGHHVETPNGYAATVDQPVKNDNALYIRDYSRCILCYKCVEACGEDAQNTFAITAAGRGFETRISTEFDLPLGDSACVFCGNCIGVCPTGALMFTTEYEMRQNGTWHEEEQTVTDTICPYCGVGCTLSLHVQDNQIVKVTSPLDHDVTSGHLCIKGRFGWQFVQNRAESPPQDGDRSDAAGD